In the genome of Lynx canadensis isolate LIC74 chromosome F1, mLynCan4.pri.v2, whole genome shotgun sequence, one region contains:
- the LOC115505629 gene encoding uncharacterized protein LOC115505629 yields the protein MSPFLSSGSCKILAARSTDPTKPRTPSAPLNPILPDSQDLLSLDPPPYHPPPLAPQALPAAVAPLVAPQGEPGGREPGRLGAAAAPSPIENETNSEGPAGRTRGCTQCEPSSRLPDSTVALPLREIGPPDETGNPQVQYWPFSTSDLYNWKTQNARFSDNPRDLIALLESIMFTHQPTWDDCQQLLRILFTTEERERIQLEARKLVPGEDGRPTVNPDLINAAFPLTQPDWDYTAAEGLYSGFMRPRGLN from the exons atgtctcccttcctttcctcaggGTCCTGTAAGATTCTCGCGGCCCGCTCCACTGACCCAACCAAGCCGCGAACCCCCTCAGCGCCCCTAAATCCCATATTGCCCGATAGTCAGGACCTACTATCCCTGGACCCTCCACCCTATCATCCCCCTCCCCTCgcaccccaggccctgcccgCAGCAGTCGCCCCGCTGGTTGCCCCCCAAGGGGAACCAGGAGGACGGGAGCCAGGGAGGCTAGGGGCAGCAGCCGCACCAAGCCCTATTGAAAATGAAACCAACAGCGAAGGGCCAGCTGGCCGAACTCGCGGGTGCACCCAGTGTGAGCCAAGCTCTCGCCTCCCCGACTCCACTGTGGCCCTACCCCTGCGGGAAATAGGACCCCCCGATGAAACGGGCAACCCCCAAGTCCAGTATTGGCCCTTCTCCACCAGTGACCTTTATAATTGGAAAACCCAAAATGCTCGGTTTTCTGATAACCCTAGAGATCTTATAGCCCTCCTAGAGAGCATAATGTTCACCCACCAGCCTACCTGGGATGACTGCCAACAGCTTTTGCGAATCCTGTTCACCacggaagaaagggagaggattCAACTTGAAGCGCGGAAGCTGGTCCCTGGGGAAGACGGTCGACCCACTGTTAACCCTGACCTCATTAATGCGGCGTTTCCCCTGACTCAGCCTGATTGGGACTACACCGCGGCAGAAG GGCTCTACAGCGGGTTCATGAGGCCGCGTGGCCTAAACTAA